The Rissa tridactyla isolate bRisTri1 chromosome 6, bRisTri1.patW.cur.20221130, whole genome shotgun sequence genome includes a region encoding these proteins:
- the LOC128911875 gene encoding WASH complex subunit 2A-like isoform X6: protein MAPAGAGGAARPAVTMNGAPRDAAEPAAVWERPWSLEEIRKGSQSWSLASDAGLLHFLQEFSQQTISRTHEIKKQVDGLINETKAIDCRLHNVFNDFLMLSNTQFIENRVYDEEVEEPVPKADVGDKTEQEKTREQKEADLIPKIQEAVNYGLQVLDSAFEQLDIKAGNSDSEEEESNERMELILEPKDLYIDRPLPYLIGSQQFMEQDDVGLGDLSSEEGSVDSDRGSVIDSEEKDEEESDDEFGNPSEDDQKTRTAQISDEDDYDGCDLFDSEKEEDEDGDLDESTRPKKKRPTSFADELAARIKGEVPIKQDEEHSSLSPETKTRKTLKEKKEVRAPSDDEDDDIFKPPKLTDEDFTPFGSRGGLFSGGTGLFDDEESDLFAEAPKGEESKEREERVPISEASSTKSLKKVPAGAVSLFPGGSDVFSSTVVVEKDKKPAAQSTEKTPKQPGKVVLFDDDDDFFVGATKKPPDSVKSAADLFDDDDDEGDLFKEKPAIPPVVAGTTKEMESRKEKVMEKKSQTSSGDDFKPLSETSPIKQRGLFSDEEDSEDLFSSSKTVKSKATSLPTSKSMTKAPLSLFDDDEEDLFGGVPAKKQQEKTPEEKAKQSEPLKKASSLLFSSDEEEHWNVSKPAKLPSEDDRKEDPAKPASTVSQAKAVKKTSLFEEEDEEDLFAITKESQRKPQKVSLLFEDDAINGESLFSSPSTLLPSAAKAAVEKVKPAQASPFFNEEEKEEKEDLPDTAAESNQPFAATSMEPASSSDLFATSPPALEKDIKTQAKKVLSLFEEEEEERLEDDDGLKNAQKEIGVASEKTTRPKSTGVFQDEDFLFSHKLQKDNDPDVDLFASPKKSMSANRILKPSSGGGLFGDDDEDDLFSTAKINPPKIAEKKTFQASTGPSLESGNLLENALSAKQDEALKAVTTECNFVQKSTGPVPIKTKEPSSRIGKLQANLAINPAALLPGAVPKVSNVKSPLPVLDTPLHEPKDVQNSEVFSAAGNNEEIGVSFDQPMQADTLHSANKTRIKVTGKRRPPSRMARRLAAQESEESEEVDSAKESQFSLPKPTPAIVNIKEPLATEAESKENGFLSGLSLPAHGSVLSAGTNKLLPPESTDQGDDLFESEDLFASSSTSRPAVQSKLKEGMPDSVANKPIKGREKKTDLSVLGDQDSNDLFQPAQQKSSTKSSPIPFLEEEEDSLFTCHKTGKKELKSAIGQTVDPTAQDIFEDDIFATEAIKPMNKGKEKMPETNLFDDNIDIFADLTVKPKEKKTKKKVEQKSIFDDDMDDIFSSSQVKIPTPKSRSSQATSEAKSESKTLSTFDDPLNAFGGQ from the exons atggcgccggcgggcgcggggggagcggcgcggcCTGCTGTCACG ATGAACGGGGCCCCGCGGGACGCGGCGGAGCCGGCAGCGGTGTGGGAGCGGCCCTGGTCGCTGGAGGAGATCCGTAAGGGCAGCCAGAGCTGGTCCTTGGCCTCGGACGCCGGG cttctgcattttctgcaagAGTTCTCACAACAAACCATATCCAGAACTCATGAAATCAAAAAGCAAGTAGATGGATTGATTAATGAAACAAAAGCCATAGACTGTCGCCTTCATAATGTCTTCAATGACTTCCTTATGTTGTCCAATACGCAGTTCATAGAGAAC AGAGTCTATGATGAAGAAGTGGAAGAGCCTGTTCCCAAAGCTGATGTTGGAGACAAAACAGAGCAG GAAAAGACACGGGAACAGAAAGAAGCTGATCTGATCCCCAAAATCCAAGAAGCAGTGAATTATGGGTTGCAAGTTCTGGACAGTGCATTTGAACAGCTAGACATCAAAGCAGGCAACTCTGactcagaagaggaagaaagtaaTGAAAGGATGGAACTAATACTTGAGCCAAAG gaTCTCTATATTGACAGGCCTTTACCTTACTTGATTGGCTCTCAGCAGTTTATGGAACAAGATGATGTTGGCCTTGGAGATCTCTCTAGTGAAG AAGGATCAGTAGACAGCGATCGTGGAAGTGTAATTGACAGTGAGGAGAAAGACGAAGAG GAATCAGATGATGAATTTGGAAACCCTAGTGAAGATGACCAAAAGACG AGGACAGCACAGATAAGTGATGAAGATGATTATGATGGCTGTGATCTCTTTGACTctgaaaaagaggaagatgaggatggAGACTTAGATGAAAGCACAAGGCCT AAGAAGAAGAGGCCAACATCATTTGCAGATGAGCTGGCAGCCCGAATCAAAGGAGAAGTGCCGATCAAACAGGATGAAGAGCATTCAT CCCTGTCACCAGAGACTAAAACAAGGAAAAccttgaaagagaagaaagaagtgagAGCTCCATCGGATG ATGAAGATGATGACATCTTCAAGCCTCCTAAGTTGACTGATGAAGACTTCACACCATTTGGGTCTAGGGGTGGTCTCTTCAGTGGTGGAACAGGTCTCTTTGATGATGAAGAG AGCGATCTTTTTGCTGAAGCACCAAAAGGAGAAGAATCAAAAGAGAGGGAGGAGCGAGTCCCAATAAGTGAAG CATCCTCTACAAAGTCCTTAAAGAAAGTTCCTGCAGGTGCAGTATCTCTGTTCCCAG GAGGAAGTGATGTGTTTAGTTCCACCGTAGTTGTGGAAAAAGACAAGAAAcctgcagcacagagcacagaGAAAACTCCTAAACAGCCTGGGAAAGTTGTTCTGTTTGACGATGATGACGACTTTTTTGTGGGAGCAACTAAAAAGCCTCCAGATTCAG TCAAGTCCGCAGCTGACttatttgatgatgatgatgatgaaggtGACTTATTCAAGGAAAAACCTGCCATTCCTCCTGTGGTTGCTGGCACAACTAAAGAAATGGAAAGCCGTAAGGAGAAAGTCATGGAAAAGAAG AGTCAGACATCTTCAGGTGATGACTTCAAGCCTTTATCTGAAACATCTCCAATAAAACAGAGGGGCCTCTTCTCTGATGAGGAGGATTCTGAA GACTTGTTTTCATCAAGTAAAACTGTGAAGTCCAAAGCTACATCTCTCCCCACCAGCAAGTCCATGACAAAAGCTCCGCTCTCCTTGTTTGATGATGATGAAGAG gatcTCTTTGGTGGGGTACCTGCCaagaagcaacaggaaaaaaccccagaagagaaagcaaaacagtcAGAGCCACTCAAGAAAGCCTCCAGCTTATTGTTCAGCAGTGATGAGGAG GAACATTGGAATGTCTCCAAGCCAGCTAAACTTCCTTCTGAAGATGACCGGAAAGAGGACCCTGCGAAACCAGCTAGCACTGTCAGTCAGGCTAAAGCTGTGAAGAAGACGAGCCTCTttgaggaagaggatgaggaggattTATTTGCAATCACTAAAGAGAG CCAAAGAAAGCCACAGAAGGTGTCATTGTTGTTTGAAGATGATGCTATTAATGGAGAATCACTCTTCAGCTCCCCATCAACGCTACTTCCTTCAGCTGCTAAGGCTGCAGTG GAGAAAGTAAAACCAGCACAAGCATCACCTTTCTTTaatgaagaagagaaggaggaaaaggaagatcTGCCAGATACAGCAGCAGAGTCTAACCAG cCTTTTGCAGCAACATCCATGGAGCCAGCTAGCAGTTCAGATCTGTTTGCAACATCACCACCAGCTCTGGAGAAAGATATCAAGACCCAAGCTAAGAAAGTGTTAAGCTtgtttgaggaagaggaagaagagagactGGAAGATGATGATGGCTtgaaaaatgcacagaaagaaatTGGTGTG GCTTCTGAGAAGACTACTCGGCCCAAAAGCACCGGAGTCTTTCAAGATGAAGATTTCCTCTTCAGTCACAAACTTCAGAAGGACAATGATCCAGACGTCGACCTCTTTGCTAGCCCCAAAAAGTCGATG TCTGCAAACCGTATCCTGAAGCCATCATCTGGAGGAGGGCTTTTTGGGGATGACGATGAGGATGATCTCTTCAGTACTGCTAAAATAAACCCTCCG AAAATagctgagaagaaaacatttcaggcCAGTACTGGTCCTTCCTTGGAGAGTGGTAACCTTCTAGAAAATGCTTTAAGTGCCAAACAAGATGAAGCTCTGAAGGCAGTAACTACGGAG TGTAATTTCGTGCAGAAATCTACAGGTCCTGTTCCCATTAAAACCAAAGAGCCCTCATCTCGGATTGGAAAGCTACAA GCTAACTTAGCTATTAACCCTGCAGCCTTACTACCTGGTGCAGTGCCTAAGGTCTCCAATGTAAAGTCGCCCTTACCGGTTCTTGACACTCCATTGCATGAGCCCAAGGATGTACAGAACAGCGAAGTcttctctgctgcaggaaacAATGAAGAAATAGGTGTAAGCTTTGATCAGCCTATGCAAGCGGATACCTTGCACAGCGCCAATAAG ACCAGGATCAAGGTTACAGGAAAACGAAGACCTCCTAGCAGAATGGCCCGCCGTCTAGCTGCCCAAGAGTCTGAAGAGAGTGAGGAGGTGGACAGTGCTAAAGAATCACAATTCTCTCTACCAAAACCGACGCCAGCAATAGTGAACATAAAGGAGCCTCTTGCTACTGAAGCAGAGTCCAAGGAAAATggctttctctctggcttgtcgCTACCAGCTCATGGCAGTGTTTTGTCTGCTGGGACAAACAAACTCCTTCCTCCAGAATCCACAGACCAAGGGGATGATCTCTTTGAATCGGAAGACCTTTTTGCAAGTAGCTCAACGTCCAGACCAGCTGTACAATCAAAGTTAAAGGAGGGAATGCCAGACAGCGTGGCTAACAAACCCAtcaagggcagggagaaaaagaCTGATCTGTCTGTTCTGGGTGATCAGGACAGCAATGATCTCTTCCAGCCTGCACAGCAAAAATCTTCAACAAAAAGCAGCCCTATACCttttttggaggaagaggaagactcTCTCTTCACCTgtcacaaaactggaaaaaaggagTTGAAATCTGCTATTGGTCAAACTGTTGACCCTACTGCCCAAGATATCTTTGAG GATGATATATTCGCTACCGAGGCAATTAAACCAATgaacaaaggaaaagagaaaatgccaGAGACTAACCTGTTTGACGATAACATTGATATTTTTGCGGATCTCACcgtaaaaccaaaagaaaagaagaccAAGAAAAAGGTGGAACAAAAATCCATATTTGATGATGATATGG atgatATCTTCTCTAGCAGCCAAGTCAAGATACCCACTCCCAAAAGCAGATCTTCCCAAGCAACCTCAGAAGCAAAATCTGAAAGCAAGACACTGAGCACATTTGATGACCCGCTGAATGCCTTTGGAGGCCAGTAG
- the LOC128911875 gene encoding WASH complex subunit 2C-like isoform X5 has translation MAPAGAGGAARPAVTMNGAPRDAAEPAAVWERPWSLEEIRKGSQSWSLASDAGLLHFLQEFSQQTISRTHEIKKQVDGLINETKAIDCRLHNVFNDFLMLSNTQFIENRVYDEEVEEPVPKADVGDKTEQEKTREQKEADLIPKIQEAVNYGLQVLDSAFEQLDIKAGNSDSEEEESNERMELILEPKDLYIDRPLPYLIGSQQFMEQDDVGLGDLSSEEGSVDSDRGSVIDSEEKDEEESDDEFGNPSEDDQKTRTAQISDEDDYDGCDLFDSEKEEDEDGDLDESTRPKKKRPTSFADELAARIKGEVPIKQDEEHSSLSPETKTRKTLKEKKEVRAPSDDEDDDIFKPPKLTDEDFTPFGSRGGLFSGGTGLFDDEESDLFAEAPKGEESKEREERVPISEASSTKSLKKVPAGAVSLFPGGSDVFSSTVVVEKDKKPAAQSTEKTPKQPGKVVLFDDDDDFFVGATKKPPDSVKSAADLFDDDDDEGDLFKEKPAIPPVVAGTTKEMESRKEKVMEKKSQTSSGDDFKPLSETSPIKQRGLFSDEEDSEDLFSSSKTVKSKATSLPTSKSMTKAPLSLFDDDEEDLFGGVPAKKQQEKTPEEKAKQSEPLKKASSLLFSSDEEEHWNVSKPAKLPSEDDRKEDPAKPASTVSQAKAVKKTSLFEEEDEEDLFAITKESQRKPQKVSLLFEDDAINGESLFSSPSTLLPSAAKAAVEKVKPAQASPFFNEEEKEEKEDLPDTAAESNQVEDTLWSSEKPGAVPVPRGTNVAGQQTKEKPFAATSMEPASSSDLFATSPPALEKDIKTQAKKVLSLFEEEEEERLEDDDGLKNAQKEIGVASEKTTRPKSTGVFQDEDFLFSHKLQKDNDPDVDLFASPKKSMSANRILKPSSGGGLFGDDDEDDLFSTAKINPPKIAEKKTFQASTGPSLESGNLLENALSAKQDEALKAVTTEANLAINPAALLPGAVPKVSNVKSPLPVLDTPLHEPKDVQNSEVFSAAGNNEEIGVSFDQPMQADTLHSANKTRIKVTGKRRPPSRMARRLAAQESEESEEVDSAKESQFSLPKPTPAIVNIKEPLATEAESKENGFLSGLSLPAHGSVLSAGTNKLLPPESTDQGDDLFESEDLFASSSTSRPAVQSKLKEGMPDSVANKPIKGREKKTDLSVLGDQDSNDLFQPAQQKSSTKSSPIPFLEEEEDSLFTCHKTGKKELKSAIGQTVDPTAQDIFEDDIFATEAIKPMNKGKEKMPETNLFDDNIDIFADLTVKPKEKKTKKKVEQKSIFDDDMDDIFSSSQVKIPTPKSRSSQATSEAKSESKTLSTFDDPLNAFGGQ, from the exons atggcgccggcgggcgcggggggagcggcgcggcCTGCTGTCACG ATGAACGGGGCCCCGCGGGACGCGGCGGAGCCGGCAGCGGTGTGGGAGCGGCCCTGGTCGCTGGAGGAGATCCGTAAGGGCAGCCAGAGCTGGTCCTTGGCCTCGGACGCCGGG cttctgcattttctgcaagAGTTCTCACAACAAACCATATCCAGAACTCATGAAATCAAAAAGCAAGTAGATGGATTGATTAATGAAACAAAAGCCATAGACTGTCGCCTTCATAATGTCTTCAATGACTTCCTTATGTTGTCCAATACGCAGTTCATAGAGAAC AGAGTCTATGATGAAGAAGTGGAAGAGCCTGTTCCCAAAGCTGATGTTGGAGACAAAACAGAGCAG GAAAAGACACGGGAACAGAAAGAAGCTGATCTGATCCCCAAAATCCAAGAAGCAGTGAATTATGGGTTGCAAGTTCTGGACAGTGCATTTGAACAGCTAGACATCAAAGCAGGCAACTCTGactcagaagaggaagaaagtaaTGAAAGGATGGAACTAATACTTGAGCCAAAG gaTCTCTATATTGACAGGCCTTTACCTTACTTGATTGGCTCTCAGCAGTTTATGGAACAAGATGATGTTGGCCTTGGAGATCTCTCTAGTGAAG AAGGATCAGTAGACAGCGATCGTGGAAGTGTAATTGACAGTGAGGAGAAAGACGAAGAG GAATCAGATGATGAATTTGGAAACCCTAGTGAAGATGACCAAAAGACG AGGACAGCACAGATAAGTGATGAAGATGATTATGATGGCTGTGATCTCTTTGACTctgaaaaagaggaagatgaggatggAGACTTAGATGAAAGCACAAGGCCT AAGAAGAAGAGGCCAACATCATTTGCAGATGAGCTGGCAGCCCGAATCAAAGGAGAAGTGCCGATCAAACAGGATGAAGAGCATTCAT CCCTGTCACCAGAGACTAAAACAAGGAAAAccttgaaagagaagaaagaagtgagAGCTCCATCGGATG ATGAAGATGATGACATCTTCAAGCCTCCTAAGTTGACTGATGAAGACTTCACACCATTTGGGTCTAGGGGTGGTCTCTTCAGTGGTGGAACAGGTCTCTTTGATGATGAAGAG AGCGATCTTTTTGCTGAAGCACCAAAAGGAGAAGAATCAAAAGAGAGGGAGGAGCGAGTCCCAATAAGTGAAG CATCCTCTACAAAGTCCTTAAAGAAAGTTCCTGCAGGTGCAGTATCTCTGTTCCCAG GAGGAAGTGATGTGTTTAGTTCCACCGTAGTTGTGGAAAAAGACAAGAAAcctgcagcacagagcacagaGAAAACTCCTAAACAGCCTGGGAAAGTTGTTCTGTTTGACGATGATGACGACTTTTTTGTGGGAGCAACTAAAAAGCCTCCAGATTCAG TCAAGTCCGCAGCTGACttatttgatgatgatgatgatgaaggtGACTTATTCAAGGAAAAACCTGCCATTCCTCCTGTGGTTGCTGGCACAACTAAAGAAATGGAAAGCCGTAAGGAGAAAGTCATGGAAAAGAAG AGTCAGACATCTTCAGGTGATGACTTCAAGCCTTTATCTGAAACATCTCCAATAAAACAGAGGGGCCTCTTCTCTGATGAGGAGGATTCTGAA GACTTGTTTTCATCAAGTAAAACTGTGAAGTCCAAAGCTACATCTCTCCCCACCAGCAAGTCCATGACAAAAGCTCCGCTCTCCTTGTTTGATGATGATGAAGAG gatcTCTTTGGTGGGGTACCTGCCaagaagcaacaggaaaaaaccccagaagagaaagcaaaacagtcAGAGCCACTCAAGAAAGCCTCCAGCTTATTGTTCAGCAGTGATGAGGAG GAACATTGGAATGTCTCCAAGCCAGCTAAACTTCCTTCTGAAGATGACCGGAAAGAGGACCCTGCGAAACCAGCTAGCACTGTCAGTCAGGCTAAAGCTGTGAAGAAGACGAGCCTCTttgaggaagaggatgaggaggattTATTTGCAATCACTAAAGAGAG CCAAAGAAAGCCACAGAAGGTGTCATTGTTGTTTGAAGATGATGCTATTAATGGAGAATCACTCTTCAGCTCCCCATCAACGCTACTTCCTTCAGCTGCTAAGGCTGCAGTG GAGAAAGTAAAACCAGCACAAGCATCACCTTTCTTTaatgaagaagagaaggaggaaaaggaagatcTGCCAGATACAGCAGCAGAGTCTAACCAGGTAGAAGATACATTGTGGTCTTCAGAAAAGCCTGGAGCAGTTCCTGTGCCTAGAGGAACAAACGTTGCAGGgcagcaaacaaaggaaaaa cCTTTTGCAGCAACATCCATGGAGCCAGCTAGCAGTTCAGATCTGTTTGCAACATCACCACCAGCTCTGGAGAAAGATATCAAGACCCAAGCTAAGAAAGTGTTAAGCTtgtttgaggaagaggaagaagagagactGGAAGATGATGATGGCTtgaaaaatgcacagaaagaaatTGGTGTG GCTTCTGAGAAGACTACTCGGCCCAAAAGCACCGGAGTCTTTCAAGATGAAGATTTCCTCTTCAGTCACAAACTTCAGAAGGACAATGATCCAGACGTCGACCTCTTTGCTAGCCCCAAAAAGTCGATG TCTGCAAACCGTATCCTGAAGCCATCATCTGGAGGAGGGCTTTTTGGGGATGACGATGAGGATGATCTCTTCAGTACTGCTAAAATAAACCCTCCG AAAATagctgagaagaaaacatttcaggcCAGTACTGGTCCTTCCTTGGAGAGTGGTAACCTTCTAGAAAATGCTTTAAGTGCCAAACAAGATGAAGCTCTGAAGGCAGTAACTACGGAG GCTAACTTAGCTATTAACCCTGCAGCCTTACTACCTGGTGCAGTGCCTAAGGTCTCCAATGTAAAGTCGCCCTTACCGGTTCTTGACACTCCATTGCATGAGCCCAAGGATGTACAGAACAGCGAAGTcttctctgctgcaggaaacAATGAAGAAATAGGTGTAAGCTTTGATCAGCCTATGCAAGCGGATACCTTGCACAGCGCCAATAAG ACCAGGATCAAGGTTACAGGAAAACGAAGACCTCCTAGCAGAATGGCCCGCCGTCTAGCTGCCCAAGAGTCTGAAGAGAGTGAGGAGGTGGACAGTGCTAAAGAATCACAATTCTCTCTACCAAAACCGACGCCAGCAATAGTGAACATAAAGGAGCCTCTTGCTACTGAAGCAGAGTCCAAGGAAAATggctttctctctggcttgtcgCTACCAGCTCATGGCAGTGTTTTGTCTGCTGGGACAAACAAACTCCTTCCTCCAGAATCCACAGACCAAGGGGATGATCTCTTTGAATCGGAAGACCTTTTTGCAAGTAGCTCAACGTCCAGACCAGCTGTACAATCAAAGTTAAAGGAGGGAATGCCAGACAGCGTGGCTAACAAACCCAtcaagggcagggagaaaaagaCTGATCTGTCTGTTCTGGGTGATCAGGACAGCAATGATCTCTTCCAGCCTGCACAGCAAAAATCTTCAACAAAAAGCAGCCCTATACCttttttggaggaagaggaagactcTCTCTTCACCTgtcacaaaactggaaaaaaggagTTGAAATCTGCTATTGGTCAAACTGTTGACCCTACTGCCCAAGATATCTTTGAG GATGATATATTCGCTACCGAGGCAATTAAACCAATgaacaaaggaaaagagaaaatgccaGAGACTAACCTGTTTGACGATAACATTGATATTTTTGCGGATCTCACcgtaaaaccaaaagaaaagaagaccAAGAAAAAGGTGGAACAAAAATCCATATTTGATGATGATATGG atgatATCTTCTCTAGCAGCCAAGTCAAGATACCCACTCCCAAAAGCAGATCTTCCCAAGCAACCTCAGAAGCAAAATCTGAAAGCAAGACACTGAGCACATTTGATGACCCGCTGAATGCCTTTGGAGGCCAGTAG